A single genomic interval of Pyruvatibacter sp. HU-CL02332 harbors:
- a CDS encoding CHASE2 domain-containing protein: MQRLVQGCAVFFIAMGAFAFGALETLELALLESRFSLLDRSASGEVVAVQIDARSVQELGQWPLPRNTYAFVVRSLVAAGADEIAIDVDMSARTNENETAALARALEDAGGHVILPAFTQLAQPGVYDGNLIDAEPTPELTPHAWLGSVNVVPDKDGRLRQLMHGMWNADGAFRYSMFALLAGKAKPKPEPFYVDYGIDVRTIPRISFVDVMDGRFDVNVVNGKRVIIGGTAVELGDHFAVPRYGVMSGPMVQAMGFETLHQGREIHRTGPIGVVLLVILVLAGALCMPQQRGWIGHAAIVAVAVVGLLAVSGLLQHFAAISLDILPALFALMLLFGLQLVLMSDLQRRNAARQKRIASHQRILLDRVVSDSFDGIAILDANGCIEQANKQTFDLCNAPHTGTAANLDYLVENLSLDRDRPAGGWHNVPLGEPVLGRVVREGTEHHLEIRLNRSEVPVDTPLPNGKMYRHVLGLTIRDVTDSIRAVTAQREAREQAERANRAKTDFIANMSHELRTPLNSVIGFAELMEQQALGPLGSPDYQEYAAHISGSGRHLLSIVNDIMDVTRAEMGDVQLADDAVCLAEIAEGAIHAARGDTDSCAHVIRTEFDFDVGEVLADGPRIQRAIGNLIKNAACYSPPDAPITVRTRTNQGGQPIVEVEDQGDGIPADMLSSILMPFQQVKAFAHRTSDGVGLGLTVVAAFMKLHEGTIEIDSSVGEGTTVRLVFPASRRVASHAASAAE, from the coding sequence ATGCAGCGGCTTGTTCAGGGATGTGCTGTGTTTTTCATCGCCATGGGCGCTTTTGCGTTCGGCGCGCTGGAAACCCTTGAGCTCGCGCTGCTGGAATCTCGCTTCAGTCTTCTTGATCGATCTGCATCCGGAGAAGTCGTCGCCGTCCAGATTGATGCCCGGTCCGTCCAGGAATTGGGCCAATGGCCGTTACCACGCAATACATATGCCTTTGTAGTCCGGTCACTGGTCGCTGCAGGTGCGGATGAAATTGCCATTGATGTGGACATGAGCGCCCGGACCAATGAGAACGAGACGGCCGCACTCGCGCGCGCGCTTGAAGATGCAGGCGGTCATGTGATCCTCCCGGCCTTCACGCAGCTGGCGCAACCCGGCGTGTATGACGGAAATCTTATCGACGCTGAACCGACACCTGAACTCACTCCCCATGCCTGGCTTGGCAGCGTCAATGTTGTTCCGGACAAAGATGGTCGTCTACGTCAACTGATGCACGGCATGTGGAATGCGGATGGCGCGTTTCGATACTCCATGTTTGCGCTGCTTGCAGGTAAGGCAAAGCCAAAGCCGGAACCGTTCTACGTCGACTACGGCATAGATGTGCGCACGATCCCCCGCATCTCTTTTGTGGATGTGATGGACGGACGGTTCGACGTCAATGTTGTGAATGGCAAACGCGTCATCATCGGCGGCACCGCGGTTGAACTCGGTGACCATTTTGCTGTGCCGCGCTATGGCGTCATGTCAGGGCCGATGGTCCAGGCAATGGGATTTGAGACACTTCATCAGGGTCGCGAAATACACCGGACCGGACCAATTGGTGTTGTTCTTCTCGTTATCCTGGTTCTGGCAGGCGCTTTGTGCATGCCTCAACAACGAGGCTGGATCGGGCATGCGGCCATTGTAGCGGTTGCAGTTGTCGGTTTGCTCGCAGTCTCTGGACTGCTTCAGCATTTCGCGGCCATTAGTCTCGATATACTACCTGCCCTGTTTGCTCTGATGCTGCTGTTTGGCCTTCAGCTTGTACTCATGTCAGATCTGCAAAGGCGCAATGCGGCTCGACAGAAGCGGATTGCCTCTCATCAACGTATTCTCCTGGACCGTGTCGTCTCGGACAGCTTCGATGGGATTGCGATCCTTGATGCCAATGGCTGCATTGAACAAGCCAACAAACAGACATTTGACCTGTGCAACGCGCCGCATACAGGCACTGCAGCCAACCTTGACTACCTGGTCGAGAATCTGTCGCTTGATCGCGACAGGCCTGCGGGAGGCTGGCACAACGTACCGCTAGGTGAGCCGGTACTAGGCCGCGTTGTCAGGGAGGGGACCGAACACCATCTGGAGATAAGGCTCAACCGCAGCGAGGTCCCTGTTGATACTCCGTTGCCAAACGGAAAGATGTATCGGCATGTACTGGGCCTTACGATCCGCGATGTGACCGACAGCATTCGCGCCGTGACAGCGCAACGCGAAGCACGGGAGCAGGCGGAACGGGCCAACCGTGCGAAGACAGATTTCATCGCCAATATGAGCCATGAGTTACGCACTCCGCTCAACTCGGTTATCGGGTTTGCGGAGTTGATGGAGCAGCAGGCGCTAGGTCCTCTCGGGTCGCCCGATTATCAGGAATATGCGGCGCATATCAGCGGCAGCGGGCGTCATTTGCTTAGTATCGTCAATGACATCATGGATGTAACGCGCGCTGAAATGGGCGATGTGCAGCTTGCGGACGATGCAGTTTGTCTTGCTGAAATTGCCGAGGGTGCCATCCACGCAGCGCGCGGAGATACCGATTCCTGCGCTCACGTCATTCGGACCGAGTTTGATTTTGACGTCGGAGAGGTTCTGGCTGACGGCCCCCGCATTCAACGCGCCATCGGCAATCTCATCAAGAATGCCGCCTGTTACTCACCTCCGGACGCACCCATCACCGTTCGCACACGCACTAACCAAGGCGGCCAGCCGATCGTTGAGGTTGAAGACCAGGGCGATGGCATTCCTGCAGACATGCTTTCATCCATCCTGATGCCATTTCAGCAGGTCAAGGCGTTTGCACACCGAACCTCAGACGGTGTCGGTCTGGGGCTGACCGTCGTTGCCGCCTTCATGAAGCTGCACGAGGGCACCATTGAGATAGACAGCTCGGTCGGAGAAGGAACAACAGTCCGCCTAGTCTTCCCCGCGTCCCGAAGGGTTGCATCTCACGCTGCCAGTGCTGCTGAATAG
- a CDS encoding outer membrane beta-barrel protein, with the protein MQNSHTFLTRSARATAIAALASVVTTAAYAEDNDHDWYLSLNGGASIHTDDVEFTNGTNTVETDFDTGFTFGGAVGYRWTDYNFGGFVPRTELEVSYTENDVDTIDFSGNGAGNEVVADGSQISNVGIYGNVFFDLPNVISNDLTPYIGGGAGINIVSHNLLYGAGGLNLNDDGDTVFAWHVTGGVNYALSEQLSTFVDVGFRQAVDAGSVRRAGSRALTGAAGGTFEDDINSIVVRSGLSVDF; encoded by the coding sequence ATGCAGAATTCTCACACCTTCCTCACGCGCTCTGCGCGTGCCACGGCTATTGCCGCCCTTGCTTCCGTCGTCACGACGGCCGCGTACGCCGAAGACAATGACCATGACTGGTATCTGTCTCTCAATGGTGGCGCTAGCATTCACACTGATGACGTGGAGTTCACCAACGGCACAAACACCGTTGAAACGGACTTCGATACCGGCTTCACGTTTGGCGGCGCCGTCGGGTACCGGTGGACCGACTACAATTTTGGCGGCTTCGTTCCGCGTACGGAGCTTGAGGTCAGCTACACAGAAAATGACGTCGACACCATCGACTTCTCCGGCAATGGCGCAGGCAACGAAGTGGTTGCGGACGGCAGCCAGATTTCAAATGTCGGCATCTATGGCAACGTCTTTTTCGACCTGCCAAATGTCATCAGCAATGACCTCACGCCCTATATCGGCGGTGGCGCGGGCATCAATATTGTCAGCCACAACCTGCTGTACGGTGCCGGTGGACTGAACCTCAATGATGATGGTGACACCGTGTTTGCCTGGCATGTGACAGGCGGCGTCAACTATGCGCTGTCTGAACAGCTGTCGACCTTTGTGGATGTCGGCTTCCGGCAGGCCGTGGATGCTGGAAGCGTTCGGCGCGCAGGCAGCCGCGCACTGACCGGCGCTGCCGGCGGCACATTTGAAGATGATATCAACTCGATTGTTGTGCGCAGCGGGCTCTCCGTCGATTTCTAA
- a CDS encoding ShlB/FhaC/HecB family hemolysin secretion/activation protein, with protein MALLHFHTLDRIPHVVMLAVTVPALCATMWIQDAHSQASQEADPSRIEDQLIEREAPSRKPTADDLSLGIAGAGTDDINVPPFILSGVTVEGATAFSGEEIAATYASLLATQIGSAELEAIAGRITALYRDAGYVLSRAILPPQDVTTGIIRIQIIEGYVSHVTTDGTVPEYAIKGYAARITEERPLTLNTLERNMLLINDMPGVTLNDAVLSEDDAVPGAHTLALEIGLDRIGGSFFVDNRGSAEVGPVQAGASVELRNTIGFGDAVSVAGFTVPSQPRELKLIRIGYAMPIGSSGLQMSVSGTASWIDAGGTLDAVGDESNLKSVSASLAYPVVRARDANIWLNASLDVRSAEERTDFGTVFDEDLVVLRGSVSGMTADGWGGRSYVTFRASKGVRLMNAAKRGDPLLSRTDADPQAATLTVDVSRYQQLVGDLLSLTLAGRAQRATDALVSSEEFSLGGARFGRGFEYGELTGDDGIAGSVEFTIAPDIELAWVSRPQIYAFYDTGAVWNRNVVFGDARQSLSSAGAGIRLTFADDFNAGFELAKPLDRDSSRTNTDEWQALFFLSGQL; from the coding sequence ATGGCTCTCCTGCATTTCCACACCCTGGACCGCATACCGCATGTTGTGATGCTCGCGGTGACCGTGCCTGCCCTGTGCGCAACGATGTGGATACAGGACGCTCACTCTCAGGCCTCGCAGGAAGCAGACCCCAGCCGCATTGAAGACCAGCTCATTGAGCGTGAAGCGCCTTCGCGCAAGCCGACCGCTGATGACCTCAGCCTCGGTATTGCCGGTGCGGGTACCGACGACATCAACGTTCCACCTTTCATTCTAAGCGGTGTGACTGTTGAAGGGGCTACGGCCTTTTCTGGCGAAGAGATCGCCGCAACATATGCTTCGCTCCTCGCAACCCAAATTGGGTCGGCCGAACTTGAAGCTATTGCCGGTCGCATCACAGCGCTCTATCGCGACGCAGGCTATGTGCTGTCACGCGCCATACTTCCGCCTCAGGACGTTACAACCGGAATAATCCGTATTCAGATTATTGAAGGGTATGTAAGCCATGTAACGACAGATGGCACGGTGCCGGAGTACGCCATCAAAGGTTATGCGGCGCGCATTACAGAAGAGCGCCCACTTACCCTCAATACGCTTGAGCGCAACATGTTGCTCATCAATGACATGCCTGGCGTCACGCTCAATGATGCAGTTCTGTCTGAAGATGACGCGGTGCCAGGCGCGCATACCCTTGCACTTGAAATAGGCCTCGACCGTATTGGCGGTTCATTCTTTGTGGACAATCGTGGTTCAGCAGAAGTCGGGCCCGTTCAGGCCGGCGCAAGTGTCGAGCTGCGAAATACAATCGGCTTTGGTGATGCCGTGTCCGTTGCGGGCTTTACTGTGCCAAGCCAGCCACGCGAACTGAAACTTATCCGCATTGGTTACGCGATGCCCATCGGCTCCAGTGGATTGCAGATGAGCGTGTCGGGAACAGCAAGCTGGATTGACGCCGGCGGTACCCTCGATGCTGTGGGCGATGAGAGTAATCTCAAGTCAGTGTCGGCAAGCTTGGCCTATCCAGTTGTGCGCGCGCGGGATGCAAACATCTGGCTCAATGCCAGCCTTGATGTCAGAAGTGCGGAAGAACGTACGGACTTCGGTACCGTCTTCGATGAAGATCTTGTGGTTCTGCGCGGCAGTGTGTCGGGCATGACTGCGGATGGTTGGGGTGGCCGCAGTTACGTCACGTTCCGGGCATCCAAGGGTGTTCGCCTTATGAATGCTGCCAAGCGAGGCGATCCGCTGTTGTCGAGGACCGATGCTGACCCACAGGCCGCCACACTGACCGTGGATGTATCCCGCTATCAGCAGCTTGTTGGTGATCTGCTTTCTTTGACGCTGGCAGGCAGAGCGCAAAGGGCGACTGACGCGCTTGTTTCCTCGGAAGAGTTCAGTCTTGGAGGGGCCCGGTTCGGTCGAGGCTTTGAATATGGCGAGCTGACCGGTGATGACGGGATTGCGGGTTCAGTCGAGTTCACGATCGCTCCTGACATCGAACTGGCCTGGGTGTCCCGCCCGCAGATTTATGCGTTCTACGACACAGGCGCTGTATGGAACAGAAACGTGGTCTTTGGTGACGCCCGGCAGTCCTTGTCGTCCGCCGGGGCCGGCATCCGGCTGACCTTTGCGGACGATTTCAACGCCGGTTTTGAGTTGGCCAAGCCGTTGGACCGCGACTCAAGCCGCACCAACACAGATGAATGGCAGGCGCTCTTCTTCCTATCCGGGCAGCTTTAA
- a CDS encoding FecR family protein: protein MERTIMRHIQNGLAYAAIALAMVVFSNTGHAESAWQVESRSGDVWIAQEGATPVALGGEQTLTSGTMLTTGANGRVIIRRGEEAIVVAPNTSIQLAPQSRQGLATTIIQSIGTILLSVDKKDHQHFEVETPYLAAVVKGTKFAVTVAGGKSSVHVVQGAVEVMDFESGDVGMVRPGQTADVSAGSGVGLSVTGPGAAAPAKALRAGRTPRVVAPATRAASPGASAPMNVAPKSQAPVRIKSTMGVQRLDVPAATGGLVRQSVSGTTAGAVKSNIGAAVEARSNAGSKAKTNATVNGKANGLAGSVALSATTSGGGGGLALGASNAKSGSNGGGLALGASNSKAGGGGLALGASNSNAGGNGGGLALGASNGNAGGNGGGLALGASNGNAGGNGGGLALGASNGNAGGNSGGLALGASNGNAGGNSGGLALGASNGNNGNNGNNGNNGNGAGNGNSAATGNGNAKGKSKG, encoded by the coding sequence ATGGAGAGAACAATTATGCGCCACATCCAGAATGGACTGGCATACGCAGCTATCGCTCTCGCGATGGTTGTGTTTTCGAACACAGGCCACGCTGAGTCCGCATGGCAAGTCGAGTCCCGCAGCGGTGATGTGTGGATCGCGCAAGAAGGTGCGACGCCTGTTGCGCTAGGCGGCGAGCAGACGCTGACGTCCGGTACGATGCTTACAACCGGGGCCAATGGGCGGGTGATTATCCGTCGTGGCGAAGAGGCCATTGTTGTTGCGCCGAATACGAGTATTCAACTGGCGCCCCAGAGCCGGCAGGGCCTTGCGACAACCATCATTCAGTCAATCGGCACAATTCTTCTGTCAGTCGACAAGAAAGACCATCAGCATTTTGAGGTGGAAACGCCTTATCTGGCTGCTGTGGTGAAAGGTACCAAATTTGCCGTCACCGTGGCTGGGGGCAAGTCCTCCGTACACGTGGTGCAGGGTGCGGTTGAGGTTATGGATTTTGAGTCCGGCGACGTGGGCATGGTGCGCCCCGGCCAGACTGCTGATGTTTCCGCGGGATCAGGCGTTGGTCTGTCAGTGACAGGGCCAGGTGCGGCAGCACCTGCCAAGGCACTTAGGGCCGGTCGCACGCCACGTGTGGTTGCTCCAGCGACGCGCGCCGCTTCCCCAGGTGCTAGTGCACCTATGAACGTTGCCCCCAAATCGCAGGCACCCGTTCGTATCAAGTCCACAATGGGCGTGCAGCGGCTGGATGTTCCAGCAGCTACCGGTGGTCTGGTGCGCCAGAGTGTTTCAGGAACAACAGCCGGCGCTGTGAAGAGCAACATTGGTGCTGCTGTCGAGGCACGCAGCAATGCGGGCTCCAAGGCAAAGACCAATGCCACGGTCAACGGCAAGGCCAATGGACTGGCTGGCAGTGTTGCATTGTCGGCCACTACGTCCGGTGGCGGAGGTGGTCTGGCCTTAGGCGCGTCAAATGCAAAATCTGGCAGCAATGGCGGCGGGCTGGCGCTTGGCGCATCAAATAGCAAAGCCGGTGGCGGCGGACTCGCGCTGGGAGCCTCAAACAGCAATGCCGGCGGAAATGGCGGCGGGCTGGCTCTTGGTGCCTCAAACGGCAATGCCGGCGGCAACGGTGGTGGCCTTGCCCTAGGTGCCTCAAACGGCAATGCCGGTGGAAACGGCGGCGGGCTGGCTCTTGGTGCCTCAAACGGCAATGCCGGTGGAAACAGCGGCGGGCTGGCTCTTGGTGCCTCAAACGGCAATGCCGGTGGAAACAGCGGCGGGCTGGCTCTTGGTGCCTCAAATGGCAACAACGGCAACAACGGCAACAACGGCAACAATGGAAATGGTGCTGGCAACGGCAACTCCGCCGCAACCGGAAATGGCAATGCCAAGGGCAAGTCGAAGGGCTGA